From the genome of Nakamurella flavida, one region includes:
- a CDS encoding zeta toxin family protein: MPLLHLLAGPDGSGKSSYVADVLLPATRLPFVNADEIAASHWPENPAVHAYEAAQMAEEQRRALIAAGTSFISETVFSHPSKVQLVTDAAGAGYLVHLHVVLVPVELTVQRVRERVRRGGHVVPEYKIRERYERLWSYVRDAIVVADIAEVFDNTSADAPFRLCASYRHGALEGAPEWPAWTPAALCG; the protein is encoded by the coding sequence ATGCCTCTGCTGCACCTCCTCGCCGGTCCCGACGGTTCCGGGAAATCCAGCTATGTCGCAGATGTGCTGCTGCCCGCCACACGCCTGCCGTTCGTCAATGCCGACGAGATCGCGGCATCACACTGGCCGGAGAATCCTGCGGTGCACGCCTACGAGGCGGCGCAGATGGCCGAGGAACAGCGTCGGGCCCTCATCGCAGCGGGGACATCCTTCATCTCCGAGACTGTGTTCTCCCACCCGAGCAAGGTGCAGCTCGTCACCGACGCCGCCGGGGCCGGCTATCTGGTGCACCTGCACGTCGTCCTGGTTCCCGTCGAACTGACCGTGCAGCGGGTTCGTGAGCGTGTCCGGCGTGGTGGTCATGTCGTCCCCGAGTACAAGATCCGCGAGCGCTACGAGCGGCTCTGGTCTTACGTCCGAGACGCGATCGTCGTGGCCGACATCGCAGAAGTGTTCGACAACACCAGTGCGGACGCCCCGTTCCGCTTGTGTGCGTCGTACCGGCACGGCGCACTCGAGGGTGCTCCGGAGTGGCCGGCCTGGACTCCCGCTGCCCTGTGCGGTTGA
- a CDS encoding DMT family transporter encodes MPSVVLSPAARTTTAVVITVLAWASAFVAIRAVGRDFEPGSLALGRLLVGAIVLVSITVLRRAWVRPTRREWLLLVVCGVAWFALYNVALNAAEQHLDAGTTAMIVGVGPVLIAVLAGWLLREGFPRWLVIGAGVAFAGAVLVGVATRRAGAVDVTGVGLALVAAVTYAIGVLAQKPVLRRLPALQVTATACLIGAVACLPFLPQLVGDLADAPGSAIAGVVYLGAVPTALAFVTWAYALARMDAGRLGVTTYVVPPITILLSLVLLDEVPPLLALAGGALCLVGVGLSRRRSRPRVEPAPAEG; translated from the coding sequence ATGCCCTCCGTCGTGCTCTCCCCCGCTGCCCGCACGACCACGGCGGTGGTGATCACCGTGCTCGCGTGGGCCTCGGCCTTCGTGGCCATCCGCGCCGTGGGTCGGGACTTCGAGCCCGGGTCCCTCGCCCTGGGCCGGTTGCTGGTCGGCGCGATCGTGCTGGTCTCGATCACCGTGCTGCGCCGGGCGTGGGTGCGGCCGACCCGCCGGGAATGGCTGCTGCTGGTCGTGTGCGGGGTGGCCTGGTTCGCCCTCTACAACGTGGCCCTGAATGCGGCCGAACAGCACCTGGACGCCGGGACCACCGCGATGATCGTGGGCGTGGGGCCGGTGCTCATCGCCGTGCTGGCCGGCTGGCTGCTGCGCGAGGGATTTCCGCGGTGGCTCGTCATCGGGGCCGGCGTGGCCTTCGCCGGCGCCGTTCTCGTGGGTGTGGCCACCCGCCGGGCGGGCGCGGTGGATGTCACCGGCGTCGGTCTCGCTCTGGTCGCGGCCGTCACCTACGCGATCGGGGTGCTGGCCCAGAAGCCGGTGCTCCGCCGCCTTCCCGCCCTGCAGGTGACCGCCACCGCCTGCCTGATCGGCGCGGTGGCCTGCCTGCCGTTCCTGCCGCAGCTCGTCGGCGACCTGGCCGACGCCCCCGGGTCCGCCATCGCCGGAGTGGTGTACCTGGGCGCGGTGCCCACCGCCCTGGCCTTCGTCACCTGGGCCTATGCCCTGGCCCGGATGGACGCCGGTCGGCTCGGCGTCACCACCTACGTGGTCCCGCCCATCACGATCCTGCTGTCGCTGGTGCTGCTGGACGAGGTGCCGCCCCTGCTGGCGCTGGCCGGCGGGGCGCTGTGCCTGGTCGGCGTCGGGCTGTCCCGGCGGCGGAGCCGGCCCCGGGTGGAGCCGGCCCCGGCGGAGGGCTAG
- a CDS encoding FGGY family carbohydrate kinase — protein sequence MGGEQRGLRAVVVAVDQGTSATKAVVVDEAGEILGRASVRVGRSDPRPGWVEQDPAEIRDSVVTAITTALDTVPGVEVRGLGLTNQRESALIWDRQTGEPLGPMLGWQDRRTAGRVATLRERGWDTRIRASTGLPVDPMFSALKLGWLLDEIDPTREQARSGQLAVGTVDSWLLFSLTGEHRIEAGNAGRTQLLNLDRFRWDDELLELFDIPAACLPEIVPSGAASAPITGVPGLPAGVRVHGVLGDSHAALYAHGVRGPGQVKVTHGSGSSVMGLSGSASAGAVPDPADGGVVRTLAWADPEPVFAVEGTILSTGATVLWLAKLLDSDPARLAALAAGTGTAHGVNLVPAFAGLGAPWWDEQAVATVSGFGLGTSAADLARAAFESIALQTEDLLAAVETRVGTPVDTVLADGGPAQNDWLMQTQADLSRRHLLRSNIAELSATGAAHLAGLGCGLWTADECLDMPRDRTAFEPALDAETAAERRRSWRDAVARSRFRPAPQEESP from the coding sequence GTGGGCGGGGAGCAGCGCGGCCTGCGGGCCGTCGTGGTGGCGGTCGATCAGGGCACCAGTGCGACCAAGGCGGTCGTCGTCGACGAGGCCGGCGAGATCCTGGGTCGGGCATCAGTGCGGGTCGGCCGGTCGGACCCCCGCCCGGGCTGGGTCGAACAGGACCCGGCCGAGATCCGGGACAGCGTCGTCACGGCCATCACCACCGCTCTCGACACGGTCCCCGGCGTCGAGGTGCGCGGGCTCGGCCTGACCAACCAGCGCGAATCGGCCCTGATCTGGGATCGGCAAACCGGCGAACCGCTGGGTCCCATGCTCGGCTGGCAGGACCGACGCACGGCCGGCCGGGTCGCCACCCTCCGGGAACGGGGCTGGGACACCCGCATCCGGGCGAGCACCGGCCTCCCGGTGGACCCGATGTTCTCCGCGTTGAAGCTCGGGTGGCTGCTGGACGAGATCGACCCGACCCGGGAGCAGGCGCGCAGTGGACAACTCGCCGTCGGCACCGTCGACTCCTGGCTGCTGTTCTCCCTCACCGGTGAGCACCGCATCGAGGCCGGTAACGCCGGCCGGACCCAGCTGCTCAACCTGGACCGGTTCCGCTGGGACGACGAGCTTCTCGAGCTGTTCGACATCCCCGCGGCGTGTCTGCCCGAGATCGTCCCGTCCGGCGCCGCGAGTGCGCCGATCACCGGGGTGCCGGGCCTGCCGGCGGGGGTACGGGTGCACGGCGTTCTGGGTGATTCGCACGCCGCGCTGTACGCGCACGGCGTCCGCGGGCCGGGACAGGTCAAGGTCACCCATGGCAGCGGCAGTTCGGTCATGGGGCTGTCGGGGAGTGCGTCTGCGGGCGCAGTTCCCGATCCGGCCGACGGCGGGGTGGTGCGCACCCTGGCCTGGGCGGACCCGGAGCCGGTCTTCGCGGTGGAGGGCACGATCCTGTCCACCGGGGCCACCGTGCTGTGGCTCGCGAAGTTGCTGGACTCGGATCCGGCCCGACTGGCCGCGTTGGCGGCCGGGACCGGTACGGCCCACGGGGTGAACCTGGTACCCGCCTTCGCCGGTCTGGGCGCGCCGTGGTGGGACGAGCAGGCCGTGGCCACGGTCAGCGGTTTCGGCCTGGGCACCAGCGCGGCCGATCTGGCCCGGGCCGCGTTCGAGTCCATCGCCCTGCAGACCGAGGACCTGCTCGCCGCGGTCGAGACCAGGGTCGGCACGCCGGTCGACACGGTGCTGGCCGACGGCGGCCCGGCCCAGAACGACTGGCTCATGCAGACCCAGGCCGACCTGAGCCGCCGACATCTGTTGCGCAGCAACATCGCCGAGCTCTCCGCCACCGGCGCCGCCCATCTGGCCGGTCTCGGGTGCGGCCTGTGGACCGCCGACGAGTGCCTGGACATGCCCCGGGACCGCACGGCATTCGAACCTGCGCTGGACGCCGAGACCGCCGCCGAACGGCGCCGGTCGTGGCGCGATGCCGTCGCCCGTTCCCGTTTTCGCCCCGCCCCCCAGGAGGAGTCCCCGTGA
- the fgd gene encoding glucose-6-phosphate dehydrogenase (coenzyme-F420), with amino-acid sequence MGLRLGYKASAEQFGPVDLLRYTVAAEENGFDSVFTSDHLQPWRHDGGHAPAALPWLGAAGARTERVILGTSVLTPTFRYHPGVVAQAFATLGVLYPGRIILGIGSGESLNEVPLGIEWPDGKERFARLKEAITLIKELWSGERVTFDGQFYRTQNATIYDRPDTPVPIYIGASGPAATRMAGRVGDGFITTSGKPETLYRDTLMPALAEGAVKAGRTLDDLDLMIEMKVSFDPDLDRAREDTRYWAALALSAEEKMGVEDPIEMQRLSDALPVERAQSRWIVSSDPDEHVEKIRTYLDLGFRHLVFHAPGPDQERFLKIYGEQVLPRLRALA; translated from the coding sequence ATGGGACTTCGTCTGGGGTACAAGGCATCGGCCGAGCAGTTCGGGCCGGTGGATCTGCTGCGCTACACGGTGGCGGCCGAGGAGAACGGCTTCGACTCGGTCTTCACCTCCGACCACCTGCAGCCCTGGCGGCACGACGGCGGGCACGCCCCCGCCGCCCTGCCGTGGCTGGGCGCGGCCGGCGCCCGCACCGAACGGGTGATCCTCGGGACCTCCGTGCTGACGCCCACGTTCCGCTACCACCCGGGTGTCGTCGCCCAGGCCTTCGCCACCCTGGGCGTGCTGTACCCGGGGCGGATCATCCTGGGCATCGGGTCGGGGGAGTCGCTGAACGAGGTGCCGCTGGGCATCGAGTGGCCCGACGGCAAGGAGCGGTTCGCCCGGCTCAAGGAGGCGATCACGCTCATCAAGGAGCTGTGGTCGGGTGAGCGGGTCACCTTCGACGGGCAGTTCTACCGGACGCAGAACGCCACCATCTACGACCGTCCGGACACCCCCGTGCCGATCTACATCGGCGCCTCGGGTCCGGCGGCGACGCGGATGGCCGGCCGGGTGGGCGACGGGTTCATCACCACCTCCGGCAAGCCCGAGACGCTGTATCGCGACACGTTGATGCCGGCCCTGGCCGAGGGCGCCGTCAAGGCCGGTCGCACCCTGGACGACCTGGATCTGATGATCGAGATGAAGGTGTCGTTCGATCCGGATCTCGACCGGGCCCGGGAGGACACCCGCTACTGGGCGGCGCTGGCGCTCAGCGCCGAGGAGAAGATGGGCGTGGAGGACCCGATCGAGATGCAGCGGCTGTCCGATGCGCTGCCGGTGGAGCGCGCGCAGTCCCGGTGGATCGTCTCGTCCGATCCCGACGAGCACGTGGAGAAGATCAGGACGTACCTCGACCTGGGCTTCCGGCATCTGGTGTTCCACGCCCCGGGTCCGGATCAGGAGCGCTTCCTGAAGATCTACGGCGAGCAGGTCCTGCCGCGTCTGCGCGCCCTCGCGTGA
- a CDS encoding SDR family oxidoreductase has product MPDSPTLPTGDNAAYRAPTPTRTPPEGAHALVVGATGITGSALIDELVEAGWRTTGLSRRSLDIPGAGHVAADLTSLDSLQSALDGLQPTHVFITAWSRQETEAENVRVNGGMVRDLLAVLGPQGSLRHVTLVTGFKHYLGPFEAYGIGELPDTPFLEDAERRPVENFYYAQEDELTAAAAAHGFSWSVHRASTVFGHVVGNAMNMASTLGAYAAIVKATDRPFLFPGSQVAWNGVVDITDAELLADHQLWAATTPQAADTEFNIVDGDLVRWRRLWPQLAEYFGVRAEGPGETPVPLEEQMVGAEAVWEKLVAEHDLAEPDLSRVASWWHTDSDLGRETEVFGDMTRSRVAGFTGWVNTTGSLLDMLGRYRADRILP; this is encoded by the coding sequence ATGCCCGACAGCCCCACCCTGCCCACCGGCGACAACGCCGCCTACCGCGCCCCGACCCCGACCCGCACGCCGCCGGAGGGCGCGCACGCGCTGGTCGTCGGGGCCACCGGCATCACCGGGTCGGCGCTGATCGACGAGCTGGTCGAGGCCGGCTGGCGGACCACCGGGCTGTCCCGGCGTTCGCTGGACATCCCCGGCGCCGGGCACGTGGCCGCCGACCTGACCTCGTTGGACAGCCTGCAGAGCGCGCTGGACGGGCTCCAGCCCACGCACGTGTTCATCACCGCGTGGTCACGGCAGGAGACCGAGGCGGAGAACGTCCGGGTCAACGGCGGCATGGTGCGCGACCTGCTCGCCGTCCTCGGCCCGCAGGGCTCGCTCCGGCACGTCACCCTGGTCACCGGGTTCAAGCACTACCTCGGGCCCTTCGAGGCGTACGGGATCGGCGAGCTGCCGGACACCCCGTTCCTGGAGGACGCCGAGCGCCGGCCGGTGGAGAACTTCTACTACGCGCAGGAGGACGAACTCACCGCAGCCGCTGCGGCGCACGGGTTCTCGTGGTCGGTGCACCGTGCCAGCACCGTCTTCGGGCACGTGGTCGGCAACGCCATGAACATGGCCTCGACCCTCGGTGCCTACGCCGCGATCGTCAAGGCGACCGACCGGCCTTTCCTGTTCCCCGGATCGCAGGTCGCGTGGAACGGCGTCGTCGACATCACCGACGCGGAGTTGCTCGCCGACCACCAGCTCTGGGCGGCGACCACCCCGCAGGCGGCGGACACCGAGTTCAACATCGTCGACGGCGACCTCGTGCGCTGGCGTCGGCTGTGGCCGCAGCTGGCCGAGTACTTCGGGGTCCGCGCGGAGGGGCCGGGGGAGACCCCGGTGCCGCTGGAGGAGCAGATGGTCGGGGCCGAGGCCGTGTGGGAGAAGCTCGTCGCCGAGCACGATCTCGCCGAGCCCGATCTGTCCCGCGTCGCGTCCTGGTGGCACACCGACAGCGACCTGGGCCGGGAGACCGAGGTGTTCGGGGACATGACCCGCAGCCGGGTCGCCGGGTTCACCGGCTGGGTCAACACCACCGGCTCCCTGCTGGACATGCTCGGCCGCTACCGCGCGGACCGCATCCTGCCCTGA
- a CDS encoding sirohydrochlorin chelatase, whose protein sequence is MSGVPPLIGLAHGSRDPRAAETIEAVMAAVAELRPGLVTRPAYLDLMEPDLGQAVVALQQEGELARAVVLPLLFTQAFHATVDTPTAVGEVTGETGVELLVGDILGMGDEVLAALRAAARTADVPDDAAILLLAVGSSVQSANDAVHDLAGRWAALRTGPVWAGFATAGQPKAAAVLEQVGEHAVTTDTPVVVVPLFLAPGLLLDATVRRARDLAGDVPVLITEPLGTTLAGLVLARYDAVAG, encoded by the coding sequence GTGAGCGGCGTCCCGCCGCTGATCGGGCTGGCCCACGGCAGTCGGGACCCCCGCGCCGCCGAGACCATCGAGGCGGTGATGGCCGCGGTGGCGGAGCTGCGACCGGGTCTGGTCACCCGACCCGCCTACCTCGACCTGATGGAACCCGACCTCGGACAGGCCGTGGTTGCGTTGCAGCAGGAGGGGGAGCTGGCGCGGGCCGTGGTGCTCCCGCTGCTGTTCACCCAGGCCTTCCACGCCACGGTGGACACGCCGACCGCGGTCGGTGAGGTGACCGGCGAGACCGGGGTGGAGCTGCTCGTCGGCGACATCCTCGGCATGGGGGACGAGGTGCTGGCCGCGCTGCGGGCCGCTGCCCGCACCGCCGACGTCCCGGACGACGCCGCGATCCTGCTCTTGGCGGTCGGCTCCAGCGTGCAGAGCGCCAACGACGCCGTGCACGATCTGGCCGGCCGGTGGGCCGCGCTGCGGACCGGGCCGGTGTGGGCGGGGTTTGCCACCGCCGGCCAGCCCAAGGCCGCGGCCGTCCTCGAGCAGGTGGGGGAGCACGCAGTCACCACCGACACCCCCGTCGTGGTGGTGCCGCTGTTCCTGGCTCCGGGGCTGCTGCTGGACGCCACCGTCCGCCGCGCCCGCGACCTCGCCGGGGACGTCCCGGTGCTGATCACCGAGCCGTTGGGCACCACGTTGGCGGGGTTGGTGCTGGCCCGGTACGACGCGGTCGCCGGCTGA
- a CDS encoding TA system antitoxin ParD family protein produces the protein MARTSQPTRLPADIYDAAVAASAISSRSAAQQIAHWARIGRELEMSPQVNHRAINHVLVGAGSYDALSEQEQAVVRQEWTERATALRGELNYAAGFTAAGESYSELDADGSVVVHPARD, from the coding sequence ATGGCCAGGACCAGTCAGCCCACCCGCCTCCCGGCCGACATCTATGACGCTGCGGTGGCAGCGTCCGCGATCTCGTCGCGCTCGGCGGCGCAGCAGATCGCCCACTGGGCGCGCATCGGTCGTGAGCTGGAGATGTCCCCCCAGGTGAACCACCGGGCGATCAATCACGTTCTCGTCGGCGCCGGGTCCTATGACGCGCTGAGCGAGCAGGAGCAGGCCGTGGTTCGTCAGGAGTGGACCGAACGCGCGACGGCTCTCCGGGGAGAGCTGAACTACGCAGCCGGTTTCACTGCTGCAGGGGAGTCCTACTCGGAACTCGACGCCGACGGCAGTGTCGTCGTGCACCCGGCCCGCGACTGA
- a CDS encoding ABC transporter permease — MPALDDSVVSREEVEREDTARVEAGLDRLDAVDLHRTPWWRRLGSSIVPPFLALVVVLVIWEILFLLKVKPEVMLPSPASVGKEFLRLLEGGQAVDAVWTSLSRGLIGFAMSIVLGSLIGIAVARLGWLRASIGPLLSGLQSLPSVAWVPLAILWFQISPSMIYMVVLLGAVPSIANGLVSGIDQVPPLYNRVGKVLGLSWWGQTRHVLLPAALPGYVAGLRQGWAFSWRSLMAAELIATSSKLGFGLGQLMNQGRDLSDAPLLYTGLILIFIVGVGVEMLFFRPIERAILTARGLSTTGR, encoded by the coding sequence ATGCCGGCGCTTGACGATTCGGTGGTCTCCCGCGAGGAGGTCGAACGCGAGGACACCGCCCGCGTCGAGGCCGGTCTGGATCGACTGGATGCGGTCGACCTGCACCGCACGCCCTGGTGGCGGCGGCTCGGCTCGTCGATCGTGCCGCCGTTCCTGGCGTTGGTCGTCGTGCTGGTGATCTGGGAGATCCTCTTCCTGCTCAAGGTCAAGCCGGAGGTGATGCTCCCGTCGCCCGCCTCGGTCGGCAAGGAGTTCCTGCGGTTGCTGGAGGGCGGCCAGGCCGTCGACGCGGTGTGGACGAGCCTGTCCCGCGGGCTCATCGGCTTCGCCATGTCCATCGTGCTGGGCTCGCTGATCGGCATCGCGGTGGCCCGGCTGGGCTGGCTGCGCGCCTCGATCGGGCCGCTGCTGTCCGGGCTGCAGTCGCTGCCGTCGGTGGCCTGGGTGCCGCTGGCCATCCTGTGGTTCCAGATCAGCCCGTCGATGATCTACATGGTGGTGCTGCTGGGCGCCGTGCCGTCGATCGCCAACGGGCTCGTCTCGGGGATCGACCAGGTGCCGCCGTTGTACAACCGGGTCGGCAAGGTCCTCGGCCTGTCCTGGTGGGGGCAGACCCGGCACGTGCTGCTGCCCGCGGCGCTGCCCGGATACGTCGCCGGTCTACGGCAGGGCTGGGCGTTCTCCTGGCGTTCGCTGATGGCCGCCGAGCTGATCGCCACGTCGAGCAAGCTCGGGTTCGGTCTCGGCCAGCTGATGAACCAGGGCCGTGACCTGTCCGACGCCCCGCTGCTCTACACCGGCCTGATCCTCATCTTCATCGTCGGTGTCGGCGTGGAGATGCTCTTCTTCCGGCCGATCGAGCGGGCCATCCTGACCGCCCGCGGGTTGTCCACCACCGGACGCTGA
- the ychF gene encoding redox-regulated ATPase YchF: MTLTLGIVGLPNVGKSTLFNALTKADVLAANYPFATIEPNVGIVPLPDPRLDKLAELFDSVKIVPAVVSFVDIAGIVKGASEGAGLGNKFLATIREADAICQVVRVFADDDVIHVDGRVDPMADIETINTELILADMQTLEKAIPRLEKEARMQKDRRAVLEVAVAAQAVLDSGRTLFSAQKTIDLAVLKELSLMTTKPFLYVFNADESVLTDDARKAELKAAVAPADAVFLDAKVEYELLELDDESALELLESVGQEEPGLHALARAGFHTLGLQTYLTAGPKESRAWTIKQGATAPQAAGVIHSDFEKGFIKAEVISYDDLVAAKTIAAARSAGKARIEGKDYVMHDGDVVEFRFNV; the protein is encoded by the coding sequence GTGACCCTGACCCTCGGCATCGTCGGCCTCCCCAACGTCGGCAAGTCCACCCTGTTCAACGCGCTGACCAAGGCCGACGTGCTGGCCGCGAACTATCCGTTCGCCACCATCGAGCCCAATGTGGGCATCGTCCCGCTGCCGGATCCGCGGCTGGACAAGCTGGCCGAGCTGTTCGACTCGGTGAAGATCGTGCCGGCCGTGGTGTCGTTCGTGGACATCGCCGGCATCGTCAAGGGGGCCAGCGAGGGTGCCGGGCTGGGCAACAAGTTCCTGGCCACCATCCGCGAGGCCGACGCGATCTGCCAGGTCGTCCGCGTGTTCGCCGACGACGACGTGATCCACGTCGACGGCCGGGTGGATCCGATGGCCGACATCGAGACCATCAACACCGAGCTGATCCTGGCCGACATGCAGACGCTGGAGAAGGCGATCCCGCGGCTGGAGAAGGAAGCCCGGATGCAGAAGGACCGCCGCGCGGTCCTCGAGGTCGCCGTCGCCGCCCAGGCCGTCCTGGACTCCGGCCGGACGCTGTTCTCGGCGCAGAAGACGATCGACCTGGCCGTGCTCAAGGAGCTGTCGTTGATGACGACCAAGCCCTTCCTGTACGTGTTCAACGCCGACGAGTCGGTGCTGACCGACGACGCCCGCAAGGCCGAGCTGAAGGCGGCCGTCGCCCCGGCCGACGCGGTATTCCTGGACGCCAAGGTCGAGTACGAGCTGCTGGAGCTGGACGACGAATCCGCCCTGGAGCTGCTCGAGTCCGTCGGCCAGGAGGAGCCGGGCCTGCACGCCCTGGCCCGCGCCGGCTTCCACACCCTGGGCCTGCAGACGTACCTGACCGCCGGGCCCAAGGAGTCGCGGGCCTGGACGATCAAGCAGGGCGCCACCGCCCCGCAGGCCGCCGGCGTCATCCACTCGGACTTCGAGAAGGGCTTCATCAAGGCCGAGGTCATCTCCTACGACGACCTCGTCGCCGCCAAGACCATCGCCGCCGCCCGTTCCGCCGGCAAGGCCCGCATCGAGGGCAAGGACTACGTCATGCACGACGGGGACGTGGTGGAGTTCCGCTTCAACGTGTGA
- a CDS encoding TetR/AcrR family transcriptional regulator has protein sequence MGRRPQPEIARHLLEACTDHALAHGLPDRLETLAAAAGTSSRMLIYHFGSRDTLLRAVLDRARRRQQEFYGELLTARAGEPYPVTLRRAWAEMTGPRGRPYLGMFGQQLRDSTGQRLWPGFPREATTDWLPLLTEGLRTIGRPELATLVLAVIRGLLLDLAATGDTIRTDEAFDHYLVGLTPRRT, from the coding sequence ATGGGCCGCCGACCGCAGCCGGAGATCGCCCGGCACCTGCTCGAGGCCTGCACCGATCACGCTCTTGCGCACGGCCTCCCCGACCGGCTGGAGACCCTGGCCGCCGCGGCGGGCACGTCGTCCCGGATGCTGATCTACCACTTCGGCAGCCGCGACACCCTGCTCCGCGCTGTTCTGGACCGGGCCCGCCGGCGCCAGCAGGAGTTCTACGGCGAGCTGCTGACCGCCCGAGCGGGTGAGCCCTACCCCGTGACACTCCGCCGGGCGTGGGCGGAGATGACCGGACCGCGTGGCCGGCCGTACCTTGGCATGTTCGGGCAGCAGTTGCGGGACAGCACCGGGCAGCGACTGTGGCCCGGTTTCCCGCGGGAGGCGACGACGGACTGGCTGCCCCTGCTGACGGAGGGGCTGCGGACCATCGGCCGACCGGAGCTGGCCACCCTCGTGCTCGCCGTCATCCGCGGTCTGTTGCTGGATCTGGCCGCGACCGGCGACACCATCCGCACCGATGAGGCTTTCGACCACTACCTGGTCGGCCTGACCCCCCGCCGCACTTGA
- a CDS encoding class I SAM-dependent methyltransferase, whose amino-acid sequence MTLDAGPPTRWEQEYTGQDWADYADRFAREFAEGVDHDGEARFLDVLAPRGAAILDAGCGTGRVAAGLHRRGHRVVGVDRDAGLLAIAARQYPEVRYLRADLGSVTADVLRSAGAPERFDVVAVPGNVMVFLAPGSERDVLTALATLLVPGGRLVTGFATDRVYRVADFDADCAAVGLVLEHRFATWHLDPWMDDAGWVVSVLRAPAGAEPDPL is encoded by the coding sequence ATGACGCTGGACGCAGGACCGCCCACCCGGTGGGAGCAGGAGTACACCGGCCAGGACTGGGCGGACTACGCCGACCGGTTCGCTCGCGAGTTCGCCGAGGGGGTCGATCACGACGGCGAGGCCCGTTTCCTGGATGTGCTCGCCCCGCGCGGCGCGGCGATCCTGGACGCCGGCTGCGGCACCGGGCGGGTGGCCGCCGGCCTGCACCGTCGTGGGCACCGGGTCGTCGGGGTGGACCGGGACGCCGGCCTGCTGGCCATCGCGGCCCGGCAGTACCCGGAGGTGCGGTACCTGCGGGCCGACCTGGGGTCGGTGACCGCCGACGTGCTGCGCAGCGCCGGTGCGCCCGAGCGGTTCGACGTCGTGGCCGTCCCCGGCAACGTGATGGTGTTCCTCGCCCCGGGTAGCGAGCGCGACGTGTTGACGGCGCTGGCGACGCTGCTGGTGCCGGGTGGCCGGCTGGTCACCGGCTTCGCGACCGACCGCGTCTACCGCGTGGCCGACTTCGACGCCGACTGCGCCGCTGTCGGGCTCGTGCTGGAGCACCGCTTCGCCACCTGGCACCTGGACCCGTGGATGGACGACGCGGGCTGGGTGGTCAGCGTCCTGCGTGCACCGGCGGGCGCGGAGCCCGACCCCCTTTAG
- a CDS encoding SDR family NAD(P)-dependent oxidoreductase, producing MTASTPAPRTSAIFAGHFTGRVALVTGAGRGMGLAIARSLAENGAGVVLLDRDERVEAAAASLREMGLDAEGAIVDVTDEAQVGAAVDAIGERRGRLDIVVNNAGVISVEYLQDLTPTEFRRILDVNTVAPFVVARAAAPWLRRSGGGVILNSASAQAREGFIYTPHYAASKFGVMGLTQSLAKELAKDDIRVNAYCPGIVMTDMWGYLDGAWAAKLGDYQPGQLVQEWIDAIPMGRPASEADVANLILFLASDAASYITGQAINIDGGMQMD from the coding sequence GTGACCGCATCCACCCCCGCCCCCCGGACGTCCGCGATCTTCGCCGGCCACTTCACCGGGCGCGTGGCGCTGGTGACCGGGGCCGGCCGCGGCATGGGCCTGGCCATCGCCCGGTCTCTGGCCGAGAACGGCGCCGGTGTCGTGCTTCTCGACCGTGACGAGCGGGTGGAGGCCGCGGCCGCGTCGCTGCGGGAGATGGGGCTGGATGCCGAGGGCGCGATCGTCGACGTCACCGACGAGGCCCAGGTCGGCGCCGCGGTCGATGCCATCGGCGAACGACGGGGTCGCCTGGACATCGTCGTCAACAACGCCGGCGTCATCAGCGTGGAGTACCTGCAGGATCTGACCCCCACCGAGTTCCGCCGCATCCTCGACGTGAACACCGTGGCGCCGTTCGTGGTGGCCCGGGCGGCGGCGCCGTGGCTGCGCCGCAGCGGCGGCGGGGTCATCCTCAACTCCGCCAGTGCCCAGGCCCGCGAGGGCTTCATCTACACACCGCACTACGCGGCCAGCAAGTTCGGCGTCATGGGCCTGACCCAGTCGCTGGCCAAGGAACTCGCCAAGGACGACATCCGGGTCAACGCCTACTGCCCGGGCATCGTGATGACCGACATGTGGGGCTACCTGGACGGCGCGTGGGCGGCCAAGCTCGGCGACTACCAGCCCGGCCAGCTCGTCCAGGAGTGGATCGACGCCATCCCGATGGGCCGCCCGGCCAGCGAAGCCGACGTGGCCAACCTGATCCTGTTCCTCGCCTCCGACGCCGCCAGCTACATCACCGGCCAGGCGATCAACATCGACGGCGGGATGCAGATGGACTGA